The window CGAACCTGCCTGATGTGACCTTTTTCATAGCCGGTGCAATAATTGGGGCGGCAGGCGGTGCGCTACAGGCGTCCTCGCGTAATATGATGACACGGCAGGCCAACCCGGAGCGGATGACCGAAGCCTTTGGCCTGTATGCACTTTCGGGAAAAGCAACATCGTTTCTTGCGCCCGCGCTTATTGCTTTCACCAGCCAGATCACTGGCAGTCAAAGATTAGGGGTCAGCCCCGTTGTTGGGCTGTTCATTATCGGGCTGGTTCTGCTACTCTGGGTTAAATCTAGAGGGGATTTCAACAAATGAACTTCAGAAAATTAATAACAATCACAGCATTAAGCGTTCTAGTTGCCAGTTGCGGCGGCGCACGTGACATCAGTGGTTCCAAGGAAAAGCAGCCAGAACTGCCCACCATAGGTGAACTTGCCGGACCACTAGCAAATGTGCAGGCGAAAAAGCTGTTTGGCACAAAATCTTTCGCGACATCGCAAACGTCCAGTGCGTTCGGGAGCTATGCCAAAGGCTGTCTGGCCGGTGCAGAGCAGTTGCCGGAAAGCGGGCCAACATGGCAAGCGATGCGCCTGTCACGCAACCGCAACTGGGGGCATCCCGAACTAATTGACATGGTCAAAAAGCTCAGTCGGGTTGCCGCCCAACAACCGGGATGGAATGGCCTTTATGTCGGTGACATGAGCCAGCCTCGTGGCGGCCCTATGCTGACTGGTCACCGCAGCCACCAGATGGGCTTGGATGCAGATATCTGGATGCTGCCCCCCAAATCTTTGAGCCTTACGCGCAGCCAACGCGAGAATATCTCTTCAATTTCGACCCGTCGGGCCAGCGGTGCCTATGTGAACAATTCATGGACCCGCTCGCATCATGAAATCATAAAGGCTGCTGCAAAAGATCCGCGTGTGGCACGCATTTTTGTGTTCCCGGGGGCAAAAGTCCAAATGTGTGACGATGAACGCGGTGATCGCAGCTATCTGCGCAAAATTCGACCGTGGTACGGCCATCACTATCACTTCCATGTACGGCTGAACTGCCCGAAGGGCGCGCGCGGCTGTGTAAACCAGAACCCGCCACCGGCCGGGGATGGTTGCGCTGATGCCCGTCAATGGCAATCTAACATCATCAAGCCGCCAAAGCCGAAACCAGGCGCAAAAAAGACGCCAAGCAAACCGCGCCGCGAACTTGTTCTGGCTGATCTTCCGGCACAGTGTAAATCCGTGCTCGACGCAAATTGATCAGACTTGCACTGGTATTAATCTGCCTGTGTGGGAGCGTCCTTGCCGAGCCAACGCTGCATGCAAACGGGGCTGTGCGTTGGCAGCTTGACGCGCCATGGTTCGGGGGCTGGTCAGGCATAGAGATCGACGCCCAAGGCGGGCAAATGACCGTCATTAACGATCGCGGGCAATTTGCTACGGCACGCTTGCAGCGGGCAAACGGCCTTATCACTGGCGTTGGCGTGCAAAACGTTACCGCGCTTGGCCGCTCTGTCGGGGGGCCTTTAGAAAAGAAGGCAAGCGATGCCGAGGGGCTCGCCATTGCAGACAACGGCGATGCCTTCATCTCGTTCGAGCACGAGCACAGGATCATGCAAGTTGATCTCTCGAACGGGCGAACATCAAATCGCATCGCCCTTCCATTTCAGAACGCGATGGAACCGAATGGCGGCGTTGAAGCCCTAGCCGTTGGGCCTGATGGGACGCTCTATGCGATCACCGAAACCCCGCCTACGGATCGTGCACCATTTCCATTGTACGCATACTCGGACGGGCAATGGCGGGTCAGCGCCCGCATTCCGCAACGCGGCTCTTTCGTGCCTGTGGGGGCAGATTTTGATGCCAATGGACGGCTCTGGCTGTTAGAGCGGTCTGTCTCACCACTGGGATTCCGCAGCCGTGTCCGTTTGTTTGTGTTAGACCCGCGTGCGCCTCGGGAACACACGCTTTTGACCACAGTACATACGCAATATGATAACCTTGAAGGGATCAGCGTCTGGCAGGACGCAAGCGGTCAAATGTATGTAACGATGATCTCCGACGACAACTTTCTACGGATATTGCGGACCCAGATCGTCGAGTACCGCGTAACTGAATAGGGTTGCGAAAGAGCGCAAAGCCACCTAATGAGCCGTCTGTCTGCGATCCCCGCAGGTCAAGTCGCCGCACCCTTGCAAAAAACGGTTCTAATTATGACACGCACCCATCTTCCCGGCATTCTTGCCATGGCCGCCATCGTGGTCGCCTCCAATATTCTCGTACAATTTCTTTATGGCAACTGGCTCACGTGGGGCGCGTTCACCTACCCCCTCGCCTTCCTTGTTACCGATGTGATGAACCGCGTTTACGGTACCGCCGCAGCCCGTCGCGTCGTGCTGGCAGGCTTTGTAGTGGGTATCGTCTGTTCGCTCATCGGGACGCAGATCATGGGTGAGTTTGGCCCGTTGGTGACTGTGCGCATTGCTATCGGGTCTGGTCTGGCTTTCCTTATCGCGCAACTGCTGGACGTGGGCATCTTTGCAGCCCTCCGCGACGGACGCTGGTGGAAAGCGCCGCTTGTCTCAACTCTTGTAGGCAGCTCTGTTGATACGATCATCTTCTTTTCTGTCGCCTTCTCTGGCGCGTTGTCCTTCGTCCATCCAGCAACAGACGTTTCTTGGGCGTCCGAAGTTATCCCGATGTTGGGCTTCGGTCCAGAAGCGCCGCTTTGGGTTTCCCTTGCCGTCGCGGATTGGGCTGTAAAGTTGTCTTTGGCATTGATCGCATTGATACCGTTCCGGATGATTACCGCCCGCCTGGGTGCTCGCTGAACAAGCACCCAGCAGAAAAAGTTCAAACCGCCTCAAGAAAAAGCTTTGCGAATTCTGAAACCTGTGGGACGCTCATGACAGGTTCAACAAAATGTAAAGGAGGTGATCTAGTGTCAAGAAAGGTACTGGAGCGAGGTGTCGGAACAGCTTTGGAGGTCACTTGTTAGGGCAGTCCCTGACAAACTGAAATCCGAAGTGGGCTAAGGTCTAACCGATCCCGCCTCCTATACAATTCGATTGGGCCGCTCTGAATAAGGGCGGCCCATTTCGCATCTTGGACCAGCCCCCCCTTCACCTCATCCATATCCGCGCTATGATCAGGATCATGCTGCATATTACAGACGCCATAAACATTCAGGACTGGGAGCTAACCGAGAGCTTCATGCGTGCGTCAGGTCCCGGCGGCCAGAACGTGAACAAGGTATCTTCTGCCGTGGAATTGCGCTTTGAAGCGGCCACATCGCCCTCTCTTCCTTTGCCGGTGAAAAACCGTCTGAGACGACTGGCCGGTCGCCGCTGGACCTCTGAAGGGGCGATAGTTCTGCAATGTGATGAAACCCGCAGTCAGGCGCGCAACCGCGAAATTGTCCGTGCGCGGCTGAAAGAGCTGATTGAAAAAGCACTGACCCCGCCGAAGCGCAGGATAGCCACACGGCCCACGTTAGGGTCGAAAAAGCGGCGCCTGAAAGCGAAAAAAGTGCGTGGTGAGGTGAAGGCCATGCGCGGTAAAGTGGATCCGGATTGAGGCCGATTTGTTCGCACCTCTATGCAAAATCACAATTTTCTAAGCAGGTAGATGTCCATAATCCAGCCATGATCCGTGCGTGCACGGGCACGGGTTTGCGTAATCTGCTCAGCAACCTCCGACAGGGGGCCTTCGATAACAATCTGCTCTTTCATACCAACATATGCCCCCCACCAAAT is drawn from Sulfitobacter sp. S223 and contains these coding sequences:
- the mepA gene encoding penicillin-insensitive murein endopeptidase — its product is MNFRKLITITALSVLVASCGGARDISGSKEKQPELPTIGELAGPLANVQAKKLFGTKSFATSQTSSAFGSYAKGCLAGAEQLPESGPTWQAMRLSRNRNWGHPELIDMVKKLSRVAAQQPGWNGLYVGDMSQPRGGPMLTGHRSHQMGLDADIWMLPPKSLSLTRSQRENISSISTRRASGAYVNNSWTRSHHEIIKAAAKDPRVARIFVFPGAKVQMCDDERGDRSYLRKIRPWYGHHYHFHVRLNCPKGARGCVNQNPPPAGDGCADARQWQSNIIKPPKPKPGAKKTPSKPRRELVLADLPAQCKSVLDAN
- a CDS encoding esterase-like activity of phytase family protein, yielding MRWQLDAPWFGGWSGIEIDAQGGQMTVINDRGQFATARLQRANGLITGVGVQNVTALGRSVGGPLEKKASDAEGLAIADNGDAFISFEHEHRIMQVDLSNGRTSNRIALPFQNAMEPNGGVEALAVGPDGTLYAITETPPTDRAPFPLYAYSDGQWRVSARIPQRGSFVPVGADFDANGRLWLLERSVSPLGFRSRVRLFVLDPRAPREHTLLTTVHTQYDNLEGISVWQDASGQMYVTMISDDNFLRILRTQIVEYRVTE
- a CDS encoding queuosine precursor transporter; translated protein: MTRTHLPGILAMAAIVVASNILVQFLYGNWLTWGAFTYPLAFLVTDVMNRVYGTAAARRVVLAGFVVGIVCSLIGTQIMGEFGPLVTVRIAIGSGLAFLIAQLLDVGIFAALRDGRWWKAPLVSTLVGSSVDTIIFFSVAFSGALSFVHPATDVSWASEVIPMLGFGPEAPLWVSLAVADWAVKLSLALIALIPFRMITARLGAR
- the arfB gene encoding alternative ribosome rescue aminoacyl-tRNA hydrolase ArfB codes for the protein MLHITDAINIQDWELTESFMRASGPGGQNVNKVSSAVELRFEAATSPSLPLPVKNRLRRLAGRRWTSEGAIVLQCDETRSQARNREIVRARLKELIEKALTPPKRRIATRPTLGSKKRRLKAKKVRGEVKAMRGKVDPD